The following coding sequences lie in one Hippoglossus hippoglossus isolate fHipHip1 chromosome 14, fHipHip1.pri, whole genome shotgun sequence genomic window:
- the zbtb20 gene encoding zinc finger and BTB domain-containing protein 20 has product MTERIHNINLHNFSNSVLETLNEQRNRGHFCDVTVRIHGSMLRAHRCVLAAGSPFFQDKLLLGYSDIEIPSVVSVQSIQKLIDFMYSGILRVSQSEALQILTAASILQIKTVIDECTRIVSQNVGLAGPGGFPSMPGDSGQDTPRGTPESGTSGPSSDAESGYMQATSQQSMDRAYTSLYTYPGLPLQNGTRERPLYINPLSTNYDSTLSNQKDHQSQDPPWINRIQERSQQGDRFITGESTHCRKQTRPSRLPVGVTTGGMHIKQEAEDEYSCYGDCQDDTDHTEGVESESKVESFDSGVSSSISTEPDAMEQQPYLTGFGREGSGDGHQGEGIPVQIEVNDSSPEQVHESEDGDTSHSTSDSSMMQPLPNSVMSQALQNAPPYMRQPESHTSNLRMTVTSNSQVMGTAGNTFLPTLFPTQTARDNKPLFFLPGQQQTQFVAVPPPAMPSFPNTMTAQQLAAQQQQQQAAAGIGEKKPYECTLCSKTFTAKQNYVKHMFVHTGEKPHQCSICWRSFSLKDYLIKHMVTHTGVRAYQCSICNKRFTQKSSLNVHMRLHRGEKSYECYICKKKFSHKTLLERHMALHNTGSAITGLSGSASTPGPVSIPMPMAVPEPGAGVVALAMPVSGGAGVGAGVGTGVGVAAEASCQEGTTYVCSVCPAKFDQIEHFNDHMRMHVSDG; this is encoded by the exons ATGACCGAGCGCATTCATAACATCAATCTCCACAACTTCAGCAATTCTGTACTTGAGACCCTCAATGAGCAGCGCAACCGTGGGCACTTCTGTGACGTGACTGTTCGGATCCATGGAAGTATGCTGCGAGCTCACCGGTGCGTGCTGGCCGCTGGAAGCCCCTTCTTTCAGGACAAGCTGCTCTTGGGCTACAGCGACATTGAGATCCCTTCTGTGGTCTCGGTGCAATCCATCCAAAAGCTGATTGACTTTATGTACAGTGGGATCCTGCGGGTGTCTCAGTCAGAGGCCCTGCAGATCCTTACTGCTGCCAGCATCCTACAGATCAAGACCGTCATCGATGAGTGCACCCGCATCGTGTCCCAGAATGTGGGCCTGGCTGGGCCAGGGGGGTTTCCTTCTATGCCAGGAGACTCTGGTCAGGATACACCCCGCGGCACGCCGGAGTCAGGCACCTCTGGGCCCAGCAGCGACGCAGAGTCAGGTTATATGCAAGCAACATCACAGCAAAGCATGGATCGTGCATACACATCACTGTACACCTACCCTGGCCTCCCTCTGCAGAACGGCACCCGCGAGCGCCCCCTTTATATTAACCCTCTGTCGACAAACTACGATTCAACTCTCAGCAATCAGAAGGACCACCAGTCTCAAGATCCGCCCTGGATAAACCGCATCCAGGAGAGGTCTCAGCAGGGCGATCGCTTCATCACAGGAGAGTCCACTCACTGCCGCAAACAAACCCGACCGTCACGCTTACCGGTCGGGGTTACAACAGGAGGGATGCACATAAAGCAGGAGGCCGAAGATGAGTACAGCTGCTACGGGGACTGCCAAGACGACACTGACCATACTGAGGGTGTAGAGAGTGAATCCAAGGTTGAAAGTTTTGACTCAGGGGTGAGCTCCTCCATCAGCACTGAGCCAGATGCTATGGAGCAGCAGCCGTACCTGACGGGCTTTGGCCGAGAGGGGAGCGGGGACGGGCACCAAGGTGAAGGAATTCCAGTACAGATAGAGGTCAATGACTCGTCCCCAGAGCAAGTGCACGAGTCAGAGGACGGGGACACATCCCACAGCACTAGTGACAGTAGCATGATGCAGCCCCTGCCAAACTCAGTCATGTCCCAGGCCCTGCAAAATGCCCCGCCCTACATGCGCCAGCCAGAATCACACACCAGCAATCTGAGGATGACCGTGACCAGCAATTCCCAAGTGATGGGCACTGCTGGAAACACCTTCCTGCCCACACTCTTTCCTACACAGACGGCTAGAGACAACAagcctttgtttttccttcccgGCCAGCAGCAGACACAGTTTGTGGCAGTGCCACCTCCTGCAATGCCATCATTCCCAAACACCATGACGGCACAGCAACTGGCAGctcaacagcaacagcaacaggcTGCAGCAGGAATTGGGGAAAAGAAGCCCTATGAATGCACTCTCTGCAGTAAAACCTTTACTGCAAAACAGAACTACGTCAAACACATGTTTGTCCATACTG GTGAGAAACCTCATCAGTGCAGCATCTGCTGGCGCTCATTCTCCCTGAAGGATTACTTAATCAAACACATGGTGACACACACAGGGGTGCGGGCCTACCAGTGCAGCATCTGCAACAAGCGCTTCACCCAGAAGAGTTCTCTCAATGTCCACATGCGGCTGCACCGGGGAGAGAAGTCCTACGAGTGCTACATCTGCAAGAAGAAGTTTTCACACAAGACCCTGCTGGAGAGGCACATGGCCCTGCACAACACAGGCAGCGCCATCACGGGGCTGTCGGGGAGCGCATCCACCCCGGGCCCCGTCTCCATCCCCATGCCTATGGCTGTCCCTGAGCCTGGAGCTGGAGTGGTGGCCCTCGCCATGCCAGTGAGTGGAGGTGCTGGAGTAGGGGCTGGGGTTGGAACAGGAGTGGGTGTAGCTGCAGAAGCGAGCTGCCAAGAAGGGACCACCTACGTGTGCTCCGTCTGCCCTGCCAAGTTCGACCAAATTGAGCACTTCAATGACCACATGCGAATGCATGTCTCCGATGGATAA